The Diorhabda sublineata isolate icDioSubl1.1 chromosome 6, icDioSubl1.1, whole genome shotgun sequence genome includes a window with the following:
- the LOC130445238 gene encoding sialin-like, which produces MNSACLEMPPGLSTLKRGSIQLQKAAKVVNDQIGNRQVLVVFVLTGFVLCGVVEQSAFVALRANSTSNYSAAEFAEYVENTSYITSYCQPPGHMENNKKDVHVVRSIPHIEIPMTRTDETEAALRQAFMWGTLISPLAASRVAARVGAEKLFGAGVLGAGIPSIMVPASWLTAYHVFIRFIQGVFMGATWPAAHMLAVTWIKPKHVSGFVSLYTAVNLGYAIVGILGSFLVKKLGRDWLSYVISLTTFLWYFLWWRFVEQSLNPYRPKRDEHRHLPWRRLLASKPAWACGIAVIGSQWADATLMLGITKYLKLVYGFSIEYEDVLQSLPHIGHFFAAITFGIVVDHVRESGLISTTTSRKFFVYLSHFPPAALIFVLGYTGCDPAAPAALYTAALAMTGATPAGAFASAADIAPNFAGTVFGLCQTVGAAGLLAANYVVSEGLHGSFAGWWRLVFGVSSAVLLVTATFFMVMGSGSIQDWNEPGNAQSEPEYEEEPSRLESVLE; this is translated from the exons ATGAATTCTGCTTGTTTAGAAATGCCTCCTGGATTATCCACTTTAAAGAGAGGTAGCATCCAACTACAAAAAGCTGCTAAAGTTGTGAATG atcaAATTGGCAATCGACAAGTCTTAGTAGTATTCGTTCTCACGGGATTTGTTTTATGTGGGGTAGTAGAGCAAAGCGCATTTGTAGCTTTGCGCGCCAATAGTACATCTAACTATTCAGCTGCAGAATTTGCTGAATATGTGGAAAATACAAGTTATATTACGAGCTATTGTCAGCCACCTGGTCATATGGAGAATAATAAGAAAGATGTACATGTTGTAAGATCCATTCCACATATCGAG ATTCCAATGACACGAACGGATGAAACAGAAGCGGCTTTACGACAAGCCTTTATGTGGGGAACACTAATTTCCCCATTAGCAGCAAGCAGGGTAGCGGCAAGAGTGGGTGCTGAAAAACTTTTTGGAGCAGGAGTATTAGGAGCAGGAATTCCATCAATAATGGTACCGGCTTCTTGGTTGACAGCATATCACGTCTTTATCAGATTCATTCAAGGAGTTTTTATG GGTGCTACTTGGCCTGCAGCTCATATGCTGGCAGTAACTTGGATCAAACCGAAGCATGTTAGTGGCTTTGTTTCACTTTATACAG CTGTGAATCTTGGATACGCTATAGTAGGAATCTTGGGAAGTTTTCTCGTCAAGAAACTCGGACGAGATTGGTTAAGCTATGTTATATCTCTAACTACGTTTCTATGGTATTTTTTATGGTGGAGGTTTGTTGAGCAATCACTCAATCCATATAGACCAAAAAGAGAT GAGCACCGACATTTACCGTGGAGACGACTATTAGCTTCCAAACCGGCATGGGCATGTGGAATAGCAGTTATTGGTAGTCAGTGGGCAGACGCCACGCTAATGCTTGGAATcactaaatatttgaaactagtGTATGGGTTTTCTATAGAATAC gaAGACGTTTTACAATCACTGCCCCACATTGGTCATTTTTTTGCTGCCATTACTTTTGGTATTGTTGTAGATCACGTTCGAGAATCAGGATTGATATCTACTACAACATCCCGGAAGTTTTTTGTGTATTTAT cACATTTCCCTCCGGCTGCTTTGATATTCGTTTTGGGGTATACGGGTTGCGATCCTGCTGCCCCTGCAGCATTATATACTGCAGCGTTAGCAATGACTGGAGCAACACCGGCTGGAGCTTTTGCCAGTGCTGCAGATATCGCTCCAAATTTTGCTG GAACTGTCTTCGGTCTATGTCAAACAGTTGGTGCCGCTGGACTGCTAGCAGCAAATTATGTAGTATCTGAGGGACTTCATGGCTCA TTTGCTGGATGGTGGCGATTGGTTTTTGGTGTATCGTCTGCAGTCCTTCTTGTAACCGCAACGTTTTTCATGGTAATGGGAAGTGGTTCAATACAAGACTGGAATGAGCCTGGAAATGCTCAATCTGAACCTGAATATGAGGAAGAACCTTCAAGGCTTGAATCAGtacttgaataa